From the Candidatus Effluviviaceae Genus I sp. genome, one window contains:
- a CDS encoding metallophosphoesterase translates to MTTIILAIVAATVLAPTCAVGAPAEIAIGDTLTVIARPILSIPTITVPGGQFTVEAYAPPATTGWAASLVRGSLEHTLSVSDAAYSAGHERWFMTATVPPGVPAELYDLRVEASGGVWDTEAHAVAVRLSIEDDFYFVHITDAHFPTHLYHYQSGADTDTTELLDLRAVIDDINIMNPAFVLFTGDLVNEGELENYLNKRYYTRLKRVLKELDVPVYLTAGNHDIGGWNDTPPPAGTARRNWWRFFGWRRLYDPPPSEIAYTQDSSFDYGGVHFVGIEAYNNYDRWRRNIYGTDSFTSRQLSWLTSDLSTVSPTTPVVAFYHMDFQDQLNLGSLGIDCALWGHIHSSSGSITSPPYDLSLAAVCDGARAMRVVRASGGTTITPSAHVSAGGTGLQLRVLFDPPNDGTHEELTVGIINNQPQTFEHGLVKFRVPAASAPYEVDNGELVQTVVEGSVATCYVRVSLPAHSITGVTISPAPSGVSDEPHARSLALTAAPFPNPARGTTRLAFSLASRARVRAEILTVRGRTVTVLCDHDFAAGVHELAWDAGNEASGSLAAGVYLYRIRSGAQTLSGKIILLR, encoded by the coding sequence ATGACGACGATCATCCTCGCCATCGTGGCAGCAACGGTCCTCGCACCGACCTGCGCCGTCGGGGCGCCGGCCGAGATCGCCATCGGCGACACGCTCACGGTGATCGCCCGCCCCATCCTGTCCATTCCGACGATCACGGTCCCCGGGGGGCAGTTCACCGTCGAGGCGTACGCCCCGCCGGCGACCACGGGCTGGGCCGCGTCCCTGGTCCGCGGATCGCTCGAACACACGCTCTCCGTGAGCGATGCGGCCTACAGCGCGGGCCATGAGCGCTGGTTCATGACGGCGACCGTGCCGCCGGGCGTTCCCGCGGAGCTGTACGACCTCCGCGTCGAGGCCTCCGGCGGCGTCTGGGACACCGAAGCCCACGCCGTCGCCGTGCGCCTCTCCATCGAGGACGACTTCTACTTCGTGCACATCACCGACGCGCACTTCCCCACGCACCTCTACCACTACCAGTCCGGCGCCGACACCGACACGACGGAGCTCCTCGACCTGCGTGCCGTCATCGACGACATCAACATCATGAACCCCGCGTTCGTGCTCTTCACGGGCGACCTCGTGAACGAAGGCGAGCTCGAGAACTACCTGAACAAGCGATACTACACACGTCTCAAGCGGGTCCTCAAAGAGCTCGACGTTCCCGTGTATCTCACGGCCGGCAACCACGACATCGGCGGCTGGAACGACACGCCGCCGCCGGCGGGGACGGCGCGGCGGAACTGGTGGAGGTTCTTCGGCTGGCGACGCCTCTACGACCCGCCGCCGTCGGAGATCGCCTACACGCAGGACTCCTCGTTCGACTACGGCGGGGTCCACTTCGTCGGCATCGAGGCGTACAACAACTACGATCGGTGGCGCAGGAACATCTACGGGACCGACAGCTTCACGTCGAGGCAGCTGTCGTGGCTGACGAGCGATCTCTCGACCGTCTCACCGACCACACCCGTCGTGGCGTTCTACCACATGGACTTCCAGGACCAGCTCAATCTCGGGAGTCTTGGGATCGACTGCGCGCTGTGGGGGCACATCCACTCGTCGTCGGGGTCGATCACGTCGCCGCCCTACGATCTCTCGCTGGCCGCCGTCTGCGACGGCGCCCGGGCCATGCGCGTGGTGCGCGCCTCCGGGGGTACGACGATCACGCCCTCCGCGCACGTCTCCGCCGGCGGCACCGGGCTTCAGCTTCGCGTGCTGTTCGACCCTCCGAACGACGGCACGCACGAGGAGCTGACGGTGGGCATCATCAACAACCAGCCGCAGACGTTCGAGCATGGGCTCGTGAAGTTCCGAGTGCCCGCTGCGTCGGCGCCCTACGAGGTGGACAACGGGGAACTCGTCCAGACGGTCGTGGAGGGCAGCGTGGCGACCTGCTATGTGCGGGTGAGCCTCCCGGCGCACTCCATCACGGGTGTGACGATCAGCCCGGCACCGAGCGGCGTGTCAGACGAGCCGCACGCTCGGTCGCTCGCGCTGACCGCGGCGCCGTTCCCCAACCCGGCGCGCGGGACGACGCGGCTGGCCTTCTCGCTCGCATCGAGGGCGCGGGTCAGGGCGGAGATCCTCACGGTGCGCGGGCGAACCGTCACGGTGCTCTGCGACCACGACTTCGCGGCGGGTGTGCACGAACTCGCGTGGGACGCGGGCAACGAGGCGTCGGGATCGCTCGCCGCCGGCGTCTATCTCTACAGGATCCGGTCCGGGGCGCAGACGCTGTCAGGGAAGATCATCCTGCTCCGATAG
- a CDS encoding ZIP family metal transporter, whose translation MLSQPTTLACFGGIVLIGAIDRLIPASENPHEARGLEELRGDAPPFSKLLRMGVMSAAAIATHNVPEGIAVSVPISYATGSRRKAFFLSFLSGLAEPVGAPAGYFLLLRFLGDAAFALAFAAAGIMVFISIDGLLPAAERYGEHHAATYSIIAGMAVMAASLLLFS comes from the coding sequence ATGCTGAGCCAGCCCACGACCCTCGCGTGCTTCGGCGGCATCGTGCTCATCGGGGCGATCGACCGGCTGATCCCGGCCTCCGAGAACCCTCACGAGGCGCGCGGGCTGGAGGAGCTTCGCGGCGATGCGCCGCCCTTCTCGAAGCTGCTTCGCATGGGGGTCATGTCCGCCGCGGCCATCGCCACCCACAACGTGCCCGAGGGCATCGCGGTCTCCGTGCCCATCTCCTACGCGACCGGCAGCAGGAGGAAGGCGTTCTTCCTCTCGTTCCTCTCGGGTCTTGCGGAGCCGGTGGGCGCGCCGGCGGGCTACTTCCTGCTCCTGCGCTTCCTCGGGGACGCCGCGTTCGCGCTCGCGTTCGCGGCGGCAGGCATCATGGTCTTCATCTCGATCGACGGGCTGCTCCCCGCGGCCGAGCGGTACGGCGAGCACCACGCGGCGACGTACAGCATCATCGCGGGCATGGCCGTGATGGCCGCGAGCCTTCTGCTCTTCAGCTAG